In Desulfonatronum sp. SC1, one DNA window encodes the following:
- a CDS encoding helix-turn-helix transcriptional regulator encodes MTELKYQPVLHDQKAFLEKSMKRKGFKEAYEELAEEYVLVRELLAARARAGLTQEDVAELMGTTKSAVSRLEAAGKHAPSVTTLKKYAHAVGCHLEIKLVPNPPSAIR; translated from the coding sequence ATGACTGAACTCAAATATCAACCAGTTCTCCACGACCAGAAGGCGTTTCTCGAAAAAAGCATGAAACGCAAAGGGTTCAAGGAGGCTTATGAAGAACTCGCGGAAGAGTATGTCCTGGTTCGCGAATTGCTGGCAGCGCGGGCCCGGGCCGGTTTGACCCAGGAGGATGTTGCGGAGTTGATGGGAACGACCAAAAGCGCTGTGTCGCGTCTGGAAGCAGCTGGAAAACACGCTCCATCCGTGACGACTCTCAAAAAATACGCACATGCCGTAGGGTGCCATCTCGAGATCAAATTGGTACCGAATCCCCCCTCAGCTATCAGGTGA
- a CDS encoding type II toxin-antitoxin system RelE/ParE family toxin has product MPYSIEYFHPKVREDIENWPVGILADYARLVDLLLEFGPSLRMPHSRPMGEGLFELRARGREGIGRALYCFIIGQKVIILHAFVKKTRQTPEHELKIARKRMREVQND; this is encoded by the coding sequence ATGCCCTATTCGATTGAATACTTTCATCCGAAGGTAAGAGAGGATATTGAAAACTGGCCCGTTGGTATTCTGGCAGACTATGCGCGACTGGTTGACCTTTTGCTCGAGTTTGGCCCAAGCCTGCGCATGCCGCACTCACGCCCCATGGGCGAAGGACTTTTCGAATTGAGGGCGCGGGGACGCGAAGGAATCGGACGTGCACTATACTGTTTCATCATCGGGCAAAAAGTGATCATCCTTCACGCTTTCGTAAAGAAGACCCGACAGACTCCTGAGCATGAACTGAAGATTGCCCGGAAAAGAATGAGAGAGGTGCAAAATGACTGA
- a CDS encoding DUF4857 domain-containing protein, which yields MSGNNLSRILTPVSRWSATILAVLALIFLLPAIFDKVGGSGGDEPLLFFSPLLEEFIYQESLGGHQFLYRDEQGRDYSRQDFEDQLPFVYFRNLERRNLLPMAIAGRTFDTEAIAADRQGLEIRARHLRGHHPRIDLYPLFNIDPAVAMMRFPVEMFRFTDSAMEFLNADYNRLDRDLTETFTNTLRELGFSFPATVIGGRATNLKPFDDGYFIRDAVGRIFHVKRVLNRPEVVATDIDPSLDVLDIIVNENERREFHGVIITRQGEAFLISWDDYRLIPLPVQGYDPARMDLKLLIDPLYRTVTVSSDKSVFGVAMNTAYEPVRRFELSRRDASSPWVQRMREFLFPVELHLESPWRGQADLQVQLGGPWSIGGILTALAVLLLIRRGRDKTLPVLADLAPVALTGFIGLLAVLFLQPGRRRAS from the coding sequence ATGTCCGGGAATAATTTATCCCGCATACTCACCCCGGTCTCGCGATGGAGCGCGACGATTCTGGCTGTCCTGGCCTTGATCTTTCTGCTGCCCGCGATCTTCGACAAGGTCGGAGGATCGGGAGGCGACGAGCCGTTGCTGTTTTTCAGTCCTCTTTTGGAAGAGTTTATTTACCAGGAGTCCCTGGGCGGTCACCAGTTCCTGTATCGGGATGAGCAGGGCCGGGACTACAGCCGCCAGGATTTCGAGGACCAATTGCCCTTTGTCTATTTTCGCAATCTGGAGCGGCGCAACCTGTTGCCCATGGCCATTGCCGGGCGCACCTTCGACACGGAGGCCATCGCCGCGGACCGCCAGGGCCTGGAGATTCGCGCCCGTCATTTGCGCGGCCATCATCCGCGCATCGACCTCTATCCGCTGTTCAACATCGATCCGGCGGTGGCCATGATGCGTTTCCCCGTGGAAATGTTCCGGTTCACGGATTCGGCCATGGAATTTCTGAACGCGGATTATAATCGCCTGGATCGCGACCTGACGGAAACGTTCACCAATACCTTGCGGGAACTTGGCTTTTCCTTCCCGGCCACGGTGATCGGCGGCAGGGCCACGAACCTGAAGCCTTTTGACGACGGCTACTTCATCCGTGACGCAGTGGGGCGGATATTCCACGTCAAACGGGTTCTGAATCGGCCCGAGGTGGTCGCCACGGACATCGATCCGTCCCTGGACGTGTTGGACATCATCGTCAACGAGAACGAGCGCCGGGAATTTCACGGGGTGATCATCACCCGGCAGGGCGAAGCGTTCCTGATCTCATGGGACGACTACCGGCTGATCCCCCTGCCGGTGCAAGGCTACGATCCCGCCCGCATGGATCTGAAGCTGCTCATTGATCCGCTGTACCGGACCGTGACCGTGAGTTCGGATAAGAGCGTGTTCGGCGTGGCCATGAACACGGCCTACGAACCGGTACGCCGATTCGAGCTTTCCCGCCGGGATGCTTCGTCGCCCTGGGTTCAGCGGATGCGCGAGTTTCTTTTCCCCGTCGAGCTGCACCTGGAAAGCCCCTGGCGCGGCCAAGCCGACCTCCAAGTCCAGCTCGGCGGCCCCTGGTCCATCGGTGGCATCCTGACGGCCCTGGCCGTCCTCCTGCTGATCCGTCGCGGCCGCGACAAAACCCTGCCCGTTCTCGCGGACCTTGCCCCAGTTGCCCTGACCGGCTTCATCGGCCTCCTGGCCGTGCTTTTCCTCCAGCCTGGACGCCGCCGGGCTTCCTGA
- a CDS encoding TusE/DsrC/DsvC family sulfur relay protein produces MATVEFKGNNFEVDEDGFLQRFEDWNPDWVEFVMESEGIKEMTDEHQKVLDFLQDYYKKNGIAPMVRILSKVTGYKLKHIYELFPSGPGKGACKMAGLPKPTGCV; encoded by the coding sequence ATGGCCACTGTAGAATTTAAGGGAAATAACTTTGAAGTTGATGAAGACGGTTTTTTGCAGCGTTTTGAAGACTGGAACCCGGACTGGGTTGAATTCGTCATGGAGAGCGAAGGCATTAAAGAGATGACCGATGAGCACCAGAAGGTTCTCGATTTTTTGCAAGACTACTACAAGAAGAACGGTATCGCCCCGATGGTGCGTATCCTGTCCAAGGTGACCGGCTACAAGCTGAAGCACATCTATGAGCTGTTCCCCTCCGGACCCGGCAAGGGAGCCTGTAAAATGGCCGGTCTTCCCAAGCCCACCGGTTGCGTATAA
- a CDS encoding ABC transporter ATP-binding protein: MSNAIEIRGLGHRYNGRTIYENLNFSVPEGSVCGLLGKNGQGKTTLVNILMGFLKPFKGECLVLGEDSHDLPPAVRARIGLLHEGHLAYEFMTIAQTERFYRGFYPRWNPEMFFGLVNKMGLSLSHKVGNMSCGQRSQVVLGVIMAQDPDLLILDDYSMGLDAGYRRLFLDVLHDFAAKKGKTIFVTSHIVQDLEQLVDTIIFIDRGEIMQVGLEEFMTAFNKYVFHCENVDELPRDDIVKGFERRGKTISLYSYADIQAVERHLAGLGVQARDLSQASMSLEDGFIGLMGKY, encoded by the coding sequence ATGAGCAACGCCATCGAGATCCGTGGCCTGGGCCATCGGTACAACGGGCGAACGATCTACGAGAACCTCAATTTCAGCGTTCCGGAAGGGTCGGTCTGCGGGCTGCTGGGTAAGAACGGGCAGGGCAAGACCACCTTAGTGAACATCCTGATGGGCTTTCTCAAACCCTTCAAGGGGGAGTGCCTGGTGTTGGGGGAGGATTCCCACGACCTGCCTCCGGCCGTGCGCGCCCGGATCGGTCTGCTCCACGAAGGGCATCTGGCCTACGAATTCATGACCATTGCCCAGACCGAGCGCTTTTATCGCGGCTTCTATCCCCGCTGGAACCCGGAAATGTTTTTCGGGCTGGTGAACAAGATGGGCCTGTCCCTGAGTCACAAGGTGGGCAACATGTCCTGCGGCCAGCGTTCCCAGGTGGTGCTGGGCGTGATCATGGCCCAGGACCCGGACTTGTTGATCCTTGACGACTACTCCATGGGCCTGGACGCCGGATATCGGCGGCTGTTCCTGGACGTGCTGCACGATTTCGCGGCCAAAAAGGGCAAGACCATCTTCGTCACCAGTCATATTGTCCAGGATTTGGAGCAGTTGGTGGACACGATCATCTTCATCGACCGGGGCGAGATCATGCAAGTCGGGCTGGAGGAGTTCATGACCGCGTTCAATAAATACGTCTTTCACTGCGAAAACGTGGACGAACTGCCCCGGGACGACATCGTCAAGGGCTTTGAACGGCGCGGAAAGACGATTTCATTGTATTCGTACGCCGATATTCAGGCCGTGGAACGCCACCTGGCCGGACTGGGCGTCCAAGCCCGGGATCTCTCCCAAGCGTCCATGAGCCTGGAGGACGGGTTCATCGGCCTGATGGGCAAATATTGA
- a CDS encoding branched-chain amino acid aminotransferase encodes MDIRIEPAPEAQLRGKPADESKLVFGNTFSDHMFRVDYREPQGWVDARVVPYQNITMDPAAMVLHYGQGIFEGMKAYRCRDGRIHLFRPFQNFERMNRSATRLCMPTIDVKDQLAALEALLRVDHAWIPHSMGSSLYIRPTMIASEPHIGVRPAKEYIYYIITGPVGAYYAEGFSPVSIYVSDEFVRAVRGGVGEAKTMGNYAASLFAAEVAKKKGFTQVLWLDGIERKYIEEVGTMNIFFRIGDTLVTPPLTGSILPGITRDSVLTLAKKWGMDVQERLIDIQECVDAIQSGTMTEIFGSGTAAVISPVGSISYKDKKYTVRDGGVGDLARRLHDEIVGIQYGEKEDAFGWVYEVKI; translated from the coding sequence ATGGATATCCGCATCGAACCGGCCCCGGAGGCCCAACTTCGCGGCAAGCCGGCGGACGAGAGCAAGCTGGTTTTCGGCAATACCTTCAGCGACCACATGTTCCGGGTGGACTACCGCGAACCCCAGGGCTGGGTGGACGCGCGGGTCGTGCCGTACCAGAACATCACCATGGACCCGGCGGCCATGGTCCTGCATTACGGTCAGGGCATCTTTGAGGGCATGAAGGCCTACCGCTGTCGCGACGGCCGGATTCATCTGTTCCGGCCCTTCCAGAACTTTGAGCGCATGAACCGCTCGGCCACCCGGCTGTGCATGCCCACCATAGACGTGAAGGACCAGCTCGCGGCCCTGGAGGCCCTGCTCCGCGTGGACCACGCCTGGATTCCCCACAGCATGGGCTCGTCCCTGTACATCCGACCGACCATGATCGCCTCGGAACCGCACATCGGGGTCCGACCGGCCAAGGAATACATCTACTACATCATCACTGGGCCGGTGGGCGCCTACTACGCCGAGGGCTTCAGCCCCGTGAGCATCTACGTGTCCGACGAGTTCGTACGGGCCGTGCGCGGGGGCGTGGGCGAGGCCAAGACCATGGGCAACTACGCGGCCAGCCTCTTTGCCGCTGAAGTGGCCAAGAAGAAAGGCTTCACCCAGGTGCTTTGGCTGGACGGCATCGAACGGAAGTACATCGAGGAAGTGGGGACCATGAACATCTTTTTCCGGATCGGAGACACCCTGGTCACCCCGCCCCTGACCGGCTCCATCCTCCCGGGCATCACCCGGGATTCAGTCCTGACCCTGGCCAAAAAATGGGGCATGGACGTCCAAGAACGGCTGATCGACATCCAGGAATGCGTGGACGCCATCCAAAGCGGAACCATGACCGAAATCTTCGGCTCCGGCACCGCCGCGGTCATTTCCCCGGTGGGCTCCATTTCTTATAAAGACAAGAAGTACACGGTCCGGGACGGCGGCGTGGGCGACCTCGCCCGGCGGCTGCATGACGAGATCGTGGGCATCCAGTACGGCGAGAAGGAAGATGCGTTTGGCTGGGTGTATGAAGTGAAAATCTGA
- a CDS encoding MarR family winged helix-turn-helix transcriptional regulator yields the protein MKHDEELTSLLVEFHEKFASWEHGVVRGKPLTLQQIHAMEILCAHGRLTMKDLAEKMGVTTGSLTVLVDRLEKKGIVERQPHESDRRSIRLGMTSKGEQLAAEHHDLHLSLTRELTAGLSTEETDQLINLLRKILPFF from the coding sequence ATGAAACATGACGAAGAACTGACCTCCCTGCTGGTGGAGTTTCACGAGAAATTCGCCTCCTGGGAGCACGGCGTGGTCCGGGGCAAACCATTGACCCTGCAACAGATCCACGCCATGGAAATCCTTTGCGCCCACGGTCGGCTGACCATGAAGGATTTGGCCGAAAAAATGGGCGTGACCACCGGCTCCCTGACCGTGCTCGTGGATCGCCTGGAAAAAAAAGGCATCGTGGAGCGCCAGCCCCACGAGTCCGATCGCCGCTCCATCCGTCTGGGCATGACGTCCAAAGGCGAACAATTGGCCGCCGAACACCACGACCTGCACCTGAGCCTGACCCGTGAACTCACCGCCGGACTGAGCACCGAGGAAACAGATCAACTGATCAATTTGCTGCGGAAAATCTTGCCGTTTTTTTAG
- a CDS encoding phenylacetate--CoA ligase family protein codes for MTFIPKTSPEQLVDIQTAGLRWTVAHAYAGSPFYRERMDQAGVLPEDVQSLDDLRHLPFCDAEDLQSGYPYPLRSVPFEDIVRIHASSGTTGKRKVLCYTLQDIDDWRNMFARCYELAGLTPADRVQIAVGYGLWTAGAGFQLGCERFGAMAVPLGPANSDMHCEMMVDMETTVFCATASMALLMAEELHRRGLIDRVKVSKIILGAERHGDSMRQRIKELLGVEHIFDIYGLTELYGPGTGLDCALHRGIHYWADYFILEILDPVTLEPVPPGEPGEMVVTTLRKQAAPLIRYRTHDLSRLIPGECPCGVGFPLHDRVLGRTDDMFIYRAVNIYPGQIDDVLSRIPGLGSEYQIHLLHRDDGRDVMTLKVERGPNVDASADKDLAEAVAGEIRRKIMVRSQVEILDYAALPRTERKSKRVFDHRESVSSFLDQAKAG; via the coding sequence ATGACCTTCATCCCAAAAACATCCCCCGAGCAACTGGTCGACATCCAGACCGCCGGGCTGCGCTGGACCGTGGCGCACGCCTACGCGGGCAGCCCGTTTTACCGTGAGCGCATGGACCAAGCCGGGGTTCTGCCCGAGGACGTCCAAAGCCTGGACGATCTGCGCCACCTCCCGTTTTGCGACGCCGAGGATTTGCAGTCCGGCTACCCGTATCCCCTGCGCAGCGTGCCTTTCGAGGACATCGTCCGCATCCACGCCTCCTCCGGCACCACGGGAAAGCGCAAGGTGCTCTGCTACACCCTACAGGACATTGACGACTGGCGGAACATGTTCGCCCGCTGCTACGAACTGGCCGGGTTGACCCCGGCGGACCGGGTCCAGATTGCGGTGGGCTACGGGCTGTGGACCGCGGGGGCCGGGTTTCAGCTTGGCTGCGAGAGGTTCGGGGCCATGGCCGTGCCGCTGGGGCCGGCCAATTCGGACATGCACTGCGAAATGATGGTGGACATGGAAACCACGGTCTTCTGCGCCACGGCCTCCATGGCCTTGCTCATGGCCGAGGAACTGCACCGCCGGGGCCTGATCGACCGGGTCAAGGTCTCCAAGATCATCCTCGGCGCGGAACGGCACGGAGACTCCATGCGCCAGCGGATCAAGGAACTGCTGGGCGTGGAACACATCTTCGACATCTACGGCCTGACCGAACTCTATGGCCCGGGCACGGGGCTGGACTGCGCACTGCACCGGGGCATCCACTACTGGGCCGACTATTTCATCCTGGAAATTCTGGATCCGGTCACCCTGGAGCCGGTCCCACCCGGTGAACCCGGCGAAATGGTCGTCACCACCCTGCGCAAACAGGCCGCCCCGTTGATCCGCTACCGCACCCACGACCTGAGCCGTTTGATCCCCGGCGAGTGCCCCTGCGGAGTGGGTTTTCCGCTGCATGACCGGGTCCTGGGCCGCACGGACGACATGTTCATCTACCGGGCCGTGAACATCTACCCCGGCCAGATCGACGACGTGCTCAGCCGCATCCCCGGCCTGGGCAGCGAATACCAGATCCACCTGCTCCACCGGGACGACGGCCGGGACGTCATGACCCTGAAGGTGGAACGCGGGCCCAACGTGGACGCTTCAGCGGACAAGGACCTAGCCGAGGCCGTGGCCGGAGAGATCCGGCGCAAAATCATGGTCCGCTCCCAGGTCGAAATTCTGGATTACGCCGCCCTGCCCCGTACCGAGCGCAAGAGCAAGCGGGTCTTCGACCACCGGGAAAGCGTGTCCAGTTTCCTGGACCAGGCCAAGGCCGGGTGA
- a CDS encoding cation-translocating P-type ATPase, giving the protein MIGRFATLGVYRELFVLRDFQVCLAGGGLALAGYLWEVFGPAWAWPVLVLYAGAIGLNGGPIIWGAIQGLLERRVNVDELVSLALIACLIQGELLTAAVVAFIMTLGTLIEEATSDSARRSIHELMRVAPQTALLLQADIEREIAVQDITPGDLLLVKPGDRIPVDARIVSGASALDESAITGESMPVTKSAGDEVLAGTLNHNGVLRIRAEKVGEDTLLGRVVRLVGEAEQHKPLATRFIDRYAAWFTPLILAIAGLVWYWSGDWSRAVSVLIAGCPCALIMAAPTATVAAVGRLARAGVLVKGGRYLEQASKVDALLFDKTGTLTSGRPRVEEVRADDGCTPEEVLACAACVEKDVSHPLARAVLKAAQYARITLGTATDVVAEVGRGVRAVVQGRHIEVGGPALFAREGSGKGAGAGSLPPDLRTCLETIQARGATPLLVYRDQRPIGVIGVADTIRSEAAQTMRRLQGLSITRLGILSGDHDLAVRRVAEQLGITWIKSGLKPNQKLEELSRLQEAGHTVMVVGDGINDAPALARANVGVAMGGAGTDVALETADIVLTRDDISRLPLLIRLSRKMLTVIKINVVLGLSFNALAVWGGAVGILGPIQAAVVHNVGAVIVVFSSAALAMGKDDLQEQRNET; this is encoded by the coding sequence ATGATCGGCCGCTTCGCCACCCTGGGCGTGTACAGGGAATTGTTCGTCTTGCGGGATTTTCAGGTGTGTCTGGCCGGAGGCGGTTTGGCCCTGGCCGGATATCTTTGGGAAGTTTTCGGGCCGGCCTGGGCCTGGCCCGTTCTCGTGCTCTACGCCGGGGCCATCGGACTGAACGGCGGGCCGATCATCTGGGGGGCGATTCAGGGCCTGCTGGAACGCCGGGTGAACGTGGACGAACTGGTCAGCCTGGCGTTGATCGCCTGCCTGATCCAGGGCGAACTGCTCACCGCGGCCGTGGTGGCCTTCATCATGACCCTGGGCACGCTGATCGAAGAGGCCACCAGCGATTCGGCCCGCCGTTCCATCCATGAACTGATGCGCGTGGCGCCCCAGACCGCCCTGCTTCTGCAAGCCGACATCGAACGGGAAATCGCGGTCCAAGACATCACTCCAGGCGATCTGCTCCTGGTCAAGCCGGGAGACCGCATTCCCGTGGACGCCCGGATCGTTTCCGGAGCCTCGGCCCTGGACGAGTCCGCCATCACCGGGGAATCCATGCCCGTGACCAAAAGCGCGGGAGACGAGGTCCTGGCCGGAACCCTGAACCACAACGGGGTGCTGCGCATCCGGGCCGAAAAGGTGGGCGAGGACACGCTCCTGGGGCGGGTCGTCCGCCTGGTCGGCGAGGCCGAGCAGCACAAGCCCCTGGCCACCCGGTTTATCGACCGCTACGCCGCCTGGTTCACGCCGCTGATTCTGGCCATTGCCGGACTGGTCTGGTACTGGTCCGGGGACTGGAGCCGGGCCGTGAGCGTGCTCATCGCCGGTTGTCCCTGCGCGTTGATCATGGCCGCTCCCACGGCCACGGTGGCCGCGGTGGGCCGCCTGGCCCGGGCTGGGGTTCTGGTCAAGGGCGGCCGCTACCTGGAGCAAGCTTCCAAGGTGGACGCCCTGCTCTTTGACAAGACCGGCACCCTGACCAGCGGTCGGCCCAGGGTGGAGGAAGTCCGGGCCGATGACGGCTGCACTCCTGAAGAGGTTCTGGCCTGCGCGGCCTGCGTGGAGAAGGACGTCAGCCATCCCCTGGCCCGGGCCGTGCTCAAGGCCGCCCAATACGCCAGAATCACCCTGGGTACGGCCACGGACGTGGTGGCCGAAGTGGGCCGGGGGGTACGGGCCGTGGTCCAGGGGCGACACATCGAGGTGGGAGGGCCGGCCCTATTTGCCCGGGAGGGTTCCGGAAAGGGAGCCGGGGCCGGGTCTTTGCCGCCGGACTTACGGACCTGCCTGGAAACCATTCAGGCCAGGGGGGCCACCCCGCTGCTGGTTTACCGGGACCAGCGCCCCATCGGCGTGATCGGCGTCGCGGACACGATCCGGAGCGAGGCCGCCCAAACCATGCGCCGTTTGCAGGGCCTGAGTATTACCCGGCTGGGGATTCTTTCGGGAGACCACGACCTGGCCGTGCGCCGGGTGGCTGAGCAGCTCGGCATTACCTGGATCAAATCGGGGCTCAAGCCGAACCAGAAACTGGAAGAACTGAGCCGCCTCCAGGAAGCCGGGCATACGGTCATGGTCGTGGGCGACGGCATCAACGACGCCCCGGCCCTGGCCCGGGCCAACGTGGGCGTGGCCATGGGTGGCGCGGGCACGGACGTGGCCCTGGAAACCGCGGACATCGTCCTGACCCGGGACGACATCTCCCGCCTGCCCCTGCTGATCCGTCTGAGTCGGAAAATGCTCACCGTGATCAAGATCAACGTGGTCTTGGGACTGAGCTTCAACGCCCTGGCCGTCTGGGGCGGGGCAGTCGGCATTTTGGGACCGATTCAGGCCGCGGTGGTCCACAACGTGGGGGCCGTAATCGTGGTCTTCTCCTCAGCCGCCCTGGCCATGGGCAAGGATGACCTTCAGGAGCAACGCAATGAAACATGA
- a CDS encoding peptidylprolyl isomerase, whose product MMTTVVMTTSHGAITIELDAEKAPITVENFLRYVDDGFFQGTIFHRVIPGFMIQGGGMTEDMTPKRGHPPIKNEADNGLKNLRGTLAMARTADINSATSQFFINLKDNAFLDHGGRDFGYAVFGKVVEGMDVVDAIAGVKTGNKSMHQDVPVEPVLITDMVRAE is encoded by the coding sequence ATGATGACCACAGTCGTAATGACCACCAGCCATGGAGCGATCACCATTGAGCTGGACGCCGAAAAAGCGCCGATAACCGTGGAAAATTTTCTGCGTTACGTGGATGATGGCTTTTTCCAAGGCACCATTTTTCACCGCGTGATCCCCGGATTCATGATCCAGGGCGGCGGCATGACCGAGGACATGACTCCCAAACGCGGCCATCCGCCCATCAAGAACGAGGCGGACAACGGCCTGAAAAACCTCCGCGGCACCCTGGCCATGGCCCGCACTGCGGACATCAACAGCGCCACCAGCCAGTTCTTCATCAATCTGAAGGACAACGCCTTCCTGGACCACGGCGGCCGGGACTTCGGCTATGCCGTATTCGGCAAAGTGGTGGAGGGAATGGATGTGGTGGACGCCATTGCCGGAGTGAAGACCGGCAACAAGAGCATGCACCAGGACGTCCCGGTGGAACCGGTGCTGATCACGGACATGGTTCGCGCCGAGTAG
- a CDS encoding YcaO-like family protein, with protein MSIRLQSCPKGHTSELDKVCPPQETVARVRASLETFGEDILAETRRIDTGRLGIPVYLSVCGQSARRIMPTRKQMGKGASAIQAEASALVELMERFSFFSFWQGVQDIEPCSWSEAQRKWPGRIPPVSEIALSVSEPLSDEQIRSLMDLVAWRFVPATRLDTGQEFLVPLEWFRKINEFNGSSAGNTPEESILQGVCELVERHVCAVVDRDRQKTPTLDPASFTDPVLHDLMDAFRREGIVVILKDFSLGLPVPTVAAVAYDPATFPERSEIVFTAGTASTPSKAAIRALTEVAQLAGDFETGSNYEASGLPKFTELAEIAWLLEGETVSLSSLPDVGHDDILDELTELCDGLERLGFRAYSVETTHPKLGIPAHYSFVPGFQFRERALSPSVGLFIGRMLAEEAPPEQAKAGLEHLARLYPEASFPRFFHGLLAVRQGYFSEALDALAESELGLEQHDDRALAAFYQGYAMSREERWASSLPHLDRAIQLCPEVKEYFNLRGVAKFKLDEYAEAESDFRSALDLDSGSVMDLANLGLCVKFQGRAEEAGALLRSALDLDPSLDFAREHLRELQSFEKAD; from the coding sequence ATGAGCATTCGTCTGCAATCATGTCCCAAGGGACATACCAGTGAACTGGACAAGGTTTGTCCTCCCCAGGAAACGGTAGCCAGGGTCCGGGCCTCTCTAGAGACTTTTGGGGAAGACATTCTGGCCGAGACCCGGCGCATCGACACCGGGCGGCTGGGCATTCCCGTTTATCTGAGCGTCTGTGGACAATCGGCCCGCCGGATCATGCCCACCCGCAAGCAGATGGGCAAAGGGGCGTCCGCCATCCAGGCCGAGGCCTCGGCCTTGGTGGAACTGATGGAGCGGTTCAGTTTTTTCAGTTTCTGGCAAGGCGTTCAGGATATCGAGCCCTGCTCCTGGAGTGAGGCCCAACGGAAATGGCCGGGGCGGATTCCGCCGGTTTCCGAGATTGCCTTGTCCGTTTCCGAGCCATTGTCTGACGAGCAAATCAGAAGTCTGATGGATCTCGTTGCCTGGCGCTTCGTGCCAGCAACCCGGCTGGACACCGGCCAAGAGTTTCTCGTTCCACTGGAATGGTTTCGGAAGATCAACGAATTCAACGGTTCCTCCGCTGGAAATACCCCTGAGGAGTCGATTCTCCAGGGCGTATGCGAACTGGTGGAACGCCATGTCTGCGCCGTGGTGGACCGGGATCGGCAAAAAACGCCCACCCTTGATCCGGCCAGCTTCACGGACCCCGTGCTTCACGACCTGATGGACGCCTTCAGGCGCGAAGGCATCGTCGTCATTTTGAAAGATTTTTCCCTTGGCCTGCCCGTGCCCACCGTGGCCGCCGTGGCCTATGATCCGGCAACATTCCCTGAACGCAGCGAAATCGTCTTCACCGCGGGTACCGCCTCAACGCCCTCCAAAGCGGCTATTCGCGCCCTGACCGAAGTGGCGCAACTGGCAGGCGATTTTGAAACCGGCAGCAATTACGAAGCCTCCGGGCTGCCCAAATTCACGGAATTGGCGGAGATCGCCTGGTTGCTGGAGGGTGAGACGGTTTCCCTGTCCAGCTTGCCGGACGTTGGTCACGACGATATTCTGGACGAACTGACGGAGCTTTGCGATGGCTTGGAGCGGTTGGGTTTCCGGGCCTATAGCGTGGAGACGACACACCCGAAGCTGGGGATTCCGGCACATTATTCCTTCGTGCCGGGCTTTCAGTTCCGGGAACGGGCCTTGAGTCCCAGCGTCGGCTTGTTCATCGGACGCATGCTGGCCGAAGAGGCCCCTCCGGAACAGGCCAAGGCAGGGCTGGAGCACTTGGCCCGGTTGTATCCAGAGGCGTCCTTTCCGCGGTTTTTCCATGGGCTGTTAGCCGTGCGCCAAGGATATTTCTCCGAGGCTTTGGACGCCCTGGCCGAGAGTGAGTTAGGCCTGGAACAGCATGACGACCGAGCCCTGGCCGCGTTTTATCAGGGGTATGCCATGAGCCGTGAGGAACGCTGGGCGAGCAGCCTTCCGCATTTGGACCGGGCAATTCAACTTTGCCCGGAGGTCAAGGAATACTTTAATCTTCGCGGGGTTGCCAAATTCAAGCTGGATGAATACGCCGAGGCGGAGTCGGACTTTCGTAGCGCGTTGGACCTGGACAGCGGCTCGGTGATGGATTTGGCGAACCTGGGTCTGTGCGTCAAGTTTCAAGGTCGCGCGGAAGAAGCGGGAGCATTGCTGCGCTCCGCTTTGGATCTCGACCCGAGTCTGGATTTTGCTCGCGAGCACCTTCGGGAATTGCAATCCTTCGAGAAAGCCGATTAG